In the genome of Quercus robur chromosome 3, dhQueRobu3.1, whole genome shotgun sequence, one region contains:
- the LOC126717297 gene encoding uncharacterized protein LOC126717297 isoform X7: MTSIRTNSELEGEAGEPYFRRLVLRSVAHIIRLYSSSLITECEVFLSMLVKVIFLDLPLWHRILVLEILRGFCVEARTLRVLFQNFDMHPNNTNVVEGMIKALARVVSSVQVLETSEESLAAVAGMFSSKAKGIEWSLDNDASNAAVLVASEAHSITLAVEGLLGVVFTVATLTDEAVEVGELESPRCDNDPPAKCTGKTAALCVSMVDSLWLTILDALSLILSRSQGEAIVLEILKGYQAFTQACGVLRAVEPLNSFLASLCKFTINFANEAEKRSSALQSPGSKRSEPLVDQRDSVILTPKNVQALRTLFNIAHRLHNVLGPSWVLVLETLAALDRAIHSPHATTQEVSSAVPKLMRESSGQYSDFNILSSLNSQLFESSALMHLSAVKSLISALRQLSHQCVAATATAFGPSSSQKLGSISFSVERMISILVNNLHRVEPLWDEVVGHFLELAENSNQNLRNMGLDALDQSICAVLGSDQFQENTPSRPYDKSQEMETWLAELRSLECSVISPLRVLYFSTQNIDVRAGSLKILLHVLERHGEKLHYSWPDILEMLRSVADVSEKDLVTLGFQNLRVIMNDGLASIPADCLHVCVDVTGAYSAQKTELNISLTAIGLLWTATDFIAKGLVHGPVEEKETDVHSIPNQTDGENEEEQALVISDSVNDQTPLINMVDSDKLLFSVFSLLQKLGADERPEVRNSAVRTLFQTLGSHGQKLSKSMWEDCLWNYVFPTLDRASHMAATSSKDEWHGKELGTRGGKAVHMLIHHSRNTAQKQWDETLVLVLGGVARILRSFFPFLRILNNFWSGWETLLLFVKNSILNGSKEVALAAINCLQTTVLSHSHKGNLPKPYLNSVLDAYEFVLQKSPNYSENAASKVKQEILHGLGELYVQAQRMFDDSMYTQLLAIIDLAVKQAIITTDHFESEFGNVPPVLRTVLEILPLLCPTEDISSMWLILLRELLLYLPRSESPLENEEDESEHTSDHIPDAHVKIKDDIPNGTTSISLSKVEATSLSSGSTTALTEGIPSYLFAEKLVPVMVDLFLQAPEIEKHIIFPELIQSLGRCMMTRRDNPDGALWRLAVAGFNRILVDDVSRLTLNGGPISSISKPARTRIWKEVADVYEIFFVGYCGRALPSNSLSLVAQKDDELLEMTILNILGDNILKSPIDAPLDILQRLVSTLDRCASRTCSLPVETVELMPSHCSRFSLTCLQKLFSLSSYSKETNHWNLTRSEVSKISIMMLVTRCEYILNRFLTDENDLGERPLPAARLEEIIFVLQELARLIIHSDTASILPLQPHLKSGLAEEESQDKRPHLLVLFPSFCELVVSREARVRELVQVLLRLITRELALEKVSLAS; the protein is encoded by the exons ATGACTTCAATTCGTACCAATTCTGAG CTTGAAGGAGAAGCAGGAGAACCTTATTTTCGCCGCTTGGTTTTGCGGTCAGTTGCTCATATTATCAGGCTCTACAGTTCATCCCTTATCACTGAATGTGAG GTTTTCCTTAGTATGTTAGTGAAGGTTATCTTTCTTGATTTGCCATTATGGCATCGTATTCTTGTTCTTGAAATCTTGAGG GGCTTTTGTGTGGAGGCACGGACTTTGCGGGTTCTTTTCCAGAACTTTGACAT GCATCCCAACAATACAAATGTTGTAGAGGGCATGATTAAAGCTCTGGCTAGAGTTGTTTCGAGTGTGCAG GTCCTAGAGACAAGTGAAGAGAGCCTGGCAGCTGTTGCAGGGATGTTCAGCAGCAAAGCTAAAG GGATTGAGTGGAGTTTAGATAATGATGCATCCAATGCGGCAGTCCTGGTTGCTAGTGAGGCCCATTCAATAACTTTGGCAGTTGAAGGTTTGTTAGGTGTGGTTTTTACAGTGGCTACTTTGACAGACGAAGCTGTGGAAGTTGGGGAG CTTGAATCTCCCAGATGTGATAATGATCCACCAGCAAAGTGTACTGGGAAAACTGCTGCTCTCTGTGTCTCAATGGTTGATTCATTGTGGTTGACCATACTTGATGCACTATCCCTTATTTTGTCAAG GTCACAAGGAGAGGCTATTGTATTAGAAATATTGAAGGGATACCAGGCATTCACTCAG GCTTGCGGGGTTCTTCGTGCTGTAGAGCCATTAAACTCTTTTCTAGCATCTCTTTGCAAATTCACGATAAATTTCGCCAATGAAGCTGAAAAAAGGAG CAGTGCCTTGCAGTCTCCTGGGTCAAAACGCTCTGAACCATTGGTTGATCAAAGGGACAGTGTGATACTTACTCCTAAGAATGTGCAG GCCTTAAGGACTCTTTTCAACATTGCTCATCGATTACATAATGTGTTGGGACCATCCTGGGTTTTG GTATTAGAAACTCTAGCAGCTCTAGACCGAGCAATTCATTCGCCACATGCCACCACACAG GAGGTCTCCTCGGCCGTCCCAAAGCTTATGAGAGAATCATCTGGTCAATACAGTGACTTCAATATTCTCTCTTCTTTAAATTCTCAG CTTTTTGAGAGCTCAGCACTGATGCACCTATCCGCTGTTAAGTCTCTTATTTCTGCACTACGCCAGCTGTCACATCAATGTGTGGCTGCGACTGCAACTGCTTTTGGACCGTCATCAAGTCAAAAACTTGGAAGCATCAGTTTTTCAGTGGAAAGAATGATTTCCATACTTGTTAATAATCTTCACA GAGTCGAACCATTGTGGGATGAAGTAGTTGGCCACTTTCTTGAG CTTGCAGAAAATTCTAATCAGAATTTACGAAATATGGGACTTGATGCATTGGATCAATCAATATGTGCTGTTTTAGGCTCGGACCAGTTCCAGGAAAACACACCATCCAGACCCTACGATAAATCTCAGGAG ATGGAAACCTGGCTGGCAGAGTTGAGATCACTTGAATGTTCTGTCATATCTCCACTGAgggttctttatttttctactcAAAACATTGATGTTCGTGCTGGTTCTTTGAAAATTCTTCTGCATGTATTAGAG AGGCATGGAGAAAAGTTACACTACAGTTGGCCTGATATTCTTGAAATGTTGAG GTCTGTAGCAGATGTATCAGAAAAGGATCTTGTCACTCTAGGATTTCAG AACCTACGAGTCATTATGAATGATGGACTTGCAAGCATACCTGCAGACTGTCTTCATGT ATGTGTAGATGTGACTGGAGCCTACAGTGCTCAAAAGACAGAGTTGAATATTAGCTTGACTGCAATAGGCCTTTTGTGGACTGCGACTGATTTCATTGCAAAGGGGCTGGTCCATGGGCCTGTGGAGGAAAAGGAAACAG ATGTGCATTCTATTCCAAATCAAACAGATGGTGAAAACGAAGAAGAACAAGCACTTGTCATTTCTGATAGTGTGAATGACCAAACTCCCTTGATAAATATGGTTGACAGTGACAAATTACTGTTCTCTGTTTTCTCGTTACTTCAAAAGCTTGGAGCTGATGAGAGGCCAGAG GTCAGGAATTCAGCTGTCAGGACACTTTTTCAAACTCTCGGAAGTCATGGGCAAAAACTATCAAAAAGTATGTGGGAGGATTGTCTTTGGAATTATGTTTTCCCTACATTAGATCGTGCTTCTCACATG GCTGCTACTTCATCAAAAGATGAATGGCATGGGAAAGAACTGGGAACTCGTGGAGGAAAAGCAGTTCACATGCTCATACATCATAG TCGAAACACAGCTCAGAAACAGTGGGATGAGACACTTGTACTGGTCCTGGGTGGAGTAGCGCGTATATTAcgttctttctttccttttctcagAATCTTAAACAATTTCTGGTCAG GATGGGAAACTTTGCTTCTTTTTGTAAAGAATAGCATTTTAAATGGAAGTAAAGAGGTTGCTCTTGCAGCAATTAATTGCTTACAGACAACTGTTCTTTCTCATTCTCATAAG GGGAACTTGCCGAAACCATACCTTAACTCAGTACTTGATGCTTACGAGTTTGTTCTTCAGAAGTCACCAAACTACAGTGAAAATGCAGCTAGCAAGGTCAAGCAGGAGATTTTACATGGACTTG GAGAACTATATGTTCAAGCACAAAGGATGTTTGATGATAGCATGTACACACAATTGCTAGCAATCATAGATTTGGCGGTTAAGCAAGCCATAATAACTACTGATCACTTTGAATCTGAATTT GGAAATGTTCCACCTGTACTACGCACTGTGTTGGAAATCTTACCTTTGTTATGTCCAACTGAGGACATTTCTTCAATGTGGCTTATTCTTCTTCGGGAGCTTTTGCTGTATCTTCCAAGATCTGAGTCTCCCTTAGAAAATGAGGAAGATGAGTCAGAGCACACTAGTGATCATATTCCAG ATGCCCACGTGAAGATAAAAGATGATATACCTAACGGTACTACGTCCATATCCCTATCCAAAGTAGAAGCTACATCTCTGAGTTCTGGATCAACAACAGCTTTAACAGAAGGCATCCCGAGTTATCTGTTTGCTGAAAAGCTTGTTCCTGTAATGGTAGATCTTTTTCTACAGGCTCCAGAAATTGAAAAGCATATCATATTTCCCGAGTTAATTCAAAGTCTTGGAAG GTGTATGATGACCAGGAGGGACAATCCAGACGGTGCACTATGGAGATTAGCTGTTGCAGGCTTCAACCGCATTCTGGTTGATGATGTCAGCAGATTAACCTTAAATGGTGGACCAATTTCAAGTATTAGTAAACCTGCAAGAACACGTATCTGGAAAGAAGTTGCAGATGTTTATGAAATATTCTTTGTTGGATATTGTGGGAGAGCTCTTCCTTCCAATTCTCTCTCACTTGTAGCACAAAAGGACGATGAGTTGCTTGAGATGACCATCTTAAACATTCTTGGTGACAACATTCTTAAGTCACCGATTGATGCACCTTTAGAT ATTTTGCAACGACTAGTATCCACCTTGGACCGTTGTGCGTCACGCACATGCTCGTTGCCTGTTGAGACTGTGGAACTTATGCCTTCCCACTGTAGCAGATTTTCTTTAACTTGCTTACAGAAGTTATTTTCCTTGAGCAG TTACAGCAAAGAAACCAATCATTGGAATTTGACAAGATCTGAAGTCAGCAAAATCTCAATCATGATGCTCGTGACCAGGTGTGAGTACATCTTGAACAGATTTCTCACTGATGAGAATGACTTAG GTGAACGCCCGTTGCCAGCAGCTAGGcttgaagaaataatatttgtCCTTCAAGAACTGGCACGTCTGATTATTCATTCAGACACAGCATCCATCCTTCCTTTGCAACCACACTTGAAAAGTGGCCTAGCAGAGGAGGAAAGTCAAGACAAGCGTCCTCATCTGCTTGTTCTATTTCCCTCCTTCTGTGAACTTGTCGTATCAAG GGAAGCACGAGTAAGAGAGCTAGTGCAAGTACTTCTCAGGCTCATCACACGAGAATTGGCACTTGAAAAGGTTAGCTTAGCCAGCTGA